A window of the Brassica oleracea var. oleracea cultivar TO1000 chromosome C1, BOL, whole genome shotgun sequence genome harbors these coding sequences:
- the LOC106335563 gene encoding uncharacterized protein LOC106335563, with protein MKNGQCAQELVQSSTQVSHENQDEHKINQSVDAPPIQDAVSVSASCNDSRKVSRQDIELVQNLIERCLQLYMNRDEVMKTLLARARIEPGFTSLVWQKLEEENADFFRAYYIRLKLKKQIILFNHLLEHQYHLMRYPPTHVPPKISLAPIPNGMHHMSHVVTTMPMGYPVLQHPQMHPHIDAMGMSSCHVVNGVPAPANFQPLKMNSTNDMVIDTKVEDATTLQVIPPNSGGMAVSPASVASSGHFPFDASDMVMDASVLDSAFTSEVGGEGRAGSAGDSLRSFDQIPWNFSLSDLTADLSNLGELGGLGNYPGKHICNSMSTKRNVKWHKRGLRWTPLY; from the exons ATGAAGAACGGACAG TGCGCACAGGAACTAGTACAATCTTCCACTCAAGTTTCACATGAGAACCAAGACGAACATAAAATTAACCAATCAGTAGATGCTCCTCCTATACAAGATGCTGTTTCTGTATCTGCTTCATGCAATGACAGTAGGAAAGTTTCAAGACAAGATATTGAACTT GTCCAGAATTTGATAGAAAGATGTCTTCAGTTGTACATGAACAGAGACGAGGTCATGAAGACCCTCTTGGCTCGAGCAAGGATAGAACCTGGATTTACAAGCTTGG TTTGGCAGAAACTGGAAGAAGAAAACGCAGACTTCTTCAGGGCTTATTACATCAGGTTAAAACTGAAGAAGCAGATAATTTTGTTCAATCATTTGCTTGAGCACCAGTACCATCTCATGAGGTATCCTCCTACTCATGTACCTCCAAAGATTTCTCTAGCACCTATACCAAACGGAATGCATCACATGTCACATG TAGTTACCACCATGCCAATGGGATATCCTGTACTACAACATCCTCAAATGCATCCTCATATTGATGCAATGGGAATGTCAAGCTGCCATGTTGTTAATGGAGTCCCTGCACCTGCTAATTTCCAACCATTAAAGATGAACTCAACGAATGA TATGGTGATTGATACAAAGGTGGAAGATGCAACAACTCTTCAAGTTATTCCACCAAACAGTGGTGGGATGGCAGTGAGTCCAGCTTCTGTGGCATCAAGTGGACACTTTCCATTTGATGCTTCAGATATGGTAATGGACGCTTCAGTGCTTGATTCCGCGTTCACCTCTGAGGTTGGAGGAGAAGGAAGAGCTGGGAGTGCCGGAGATTCACTCAGGTCATTTGATCAGATTCCCTGGAACTTCAGCCTTTCTGATCTCACTGCAGACCTGTCAAACTTGGGAG AGTTAGGAGGCTTAGGAAACTATCCAGGAAA GCATATCTGCAATTCAATGTCCACAAAGAGAAATGTGAAATGGCATAAAAGAGGTTTAAGGTGGACACCTCTCTATTGA